One Oncorhynchus keta strain PuntledgeMale-10-30-2019 chromosome 22, Oket_V2, whole genome shotgun sequence DNA window includes the following coding sequences:
- the LOC127910704 gene encoding uncharacterized protein LOC127910704 isoform X2 — protein MDFTVFPSLSAVGSWEEVLLLSMDFTVFPSLSAVGSWEEVLLLSMDFTVFPSLSAVGSWEEVLLLSMDFTVFPSLSAVGSWEEVLLFSMDFTVFPSLSAVGSWEEVLLFSMDFTVFPSLSAVGSWEEVLLLSMDFTVFPSLSAVGSWEEVLLFSMDFAVLPSLSAVGSWEEVLLLSMDFTVLPSLSAVGSWEEVLLFSMDFTVLPSLSAVGSWEEVLLLSMDFTVLPSLSAVGSWEEVLLLSMDFTVSQNF, from the exons atggactttacagtgtttcctagcctcagtgcagtgggcagctgggaggaggtgctcttactctccatggactttacagtgtttcctagcctcagtgcagtgggcagctgggaggaggtgctcttactctccatggactttacagtgtttcctagcctcagtgcagtgggcagctgggaggaggtgctcttactctccatggactttacagtgtttcctagcctcagtgcagtgggcagctgggaggaggttctcttattctccatggactttacagtgtttcctagcctcagtgcagtgggcagctgggaggag gtgctcttattctccatggactttacagtgtttcctagcctcagtgcagtgggcagctgggaggaggtgctcttactctccatggactttacagtgtttcctagcctcagtgcagtgggcagctgggaggaggtgctcttattctccatggactttgcagtgcttcctagcctcagtgcagtgggcagctgggaggaggtgctcttactctccatggactttacagtgcttcctagcctcagtgcagtgggcagctgggaggaggtgctcttattctccatggactttacagtgcttcctagcctcagtgcagtgggcagctgggaggaggtgctattactctccatggactttacagtgcttcctagcctcagtgcagtgggcagctgggaggaggtgctattactctccatggactttacagtgtcccagaacttttga
- the LOC127910704 gene encoding uncharacterized protein LOC127910704 isoform X1 codes for MDFTVFPSLSAVGSWEEVLLFSMDFTVFPSLSAVGSWEEMLLFSMDFTVFPSLSAVGSWEEVLLFSMDFTVFPSLSAVGSWEEVLLFSMDFTVFPSLSAVGSWEEVLLFSMDFTVFPSLSAVGSWEEVLLLSMDFTVFPSLSAVGSWEEVLLFSMDFAVLPSLSAVGSWEEVLLLSMDFTVLPSLSAVGSWEEVLLFSMDFTVLPSLSAVGSWEEVLLLSMDFTVLPSLSAVGSWEEVLLLSMDFTVSQNF; via the exons atggactttacagtgtttcctagcctcagtgcagtgggcagctgggaggaggtgctcttattctccatggactttacagtgtttcctagcctcagtgcagtgggcagctgggaggagatgctcttattctccatggactttacagtgtttcctagcctcagtgcagtgggcagctgggaggaggtgctcttattctccatggactttacagtgtttcctagcctcagtgcagtgggcagctgggaggaggtgctcttattctccatggactttacagtgtttcctagcctcagtgcagtgggcagctgggaggag gtgctcttattctccatggactttacagtgtttcctagcctcagtgcagtgggcagctgggaggaggtgctcttactctccatggactttacagtgtttcctagcctcagtgcagtgggcagctgggaggaggtgctcttattctccatggactttgcagtgcttcctagcctcagtgcagtgggcagctgggaggaggtgctcttactctccatggactttacagtgcttcctagcctcagtgcagtgggcagctgggaggaggtgctcttattctccatggactttacagtgcttcctagcctcagtgcagtgggcagctgggaggaggtgctattactctccatggactttacagtgcttcctagcctcagtgcagtgggcagctgggaggaggtgctattactctccatggactttacagtgtcccagaacttttga